Genomic segment of Colletotrichum destructivum chromosome 5, complete sequence:
TTCCCCTGGGTCGGAAATCGGGAGGTTTGAGattttccctttttttcctccttTTAAACTTTCTGGTCGTCCCCCTCGCACCTTTTCCTTCGAGTCCTGCAAGCCATCCCGCCAACAGGATTGGACGGTGGGTCTCCCCCCAGATTCATTCAGTGATTGGTTAGATACCAATCTGCCCCTGACTTGCGCCTCCACCCGCCCACCCCACcactccctcctctcttttCTCGACTGCGCTTTTCTAACCTCATTTTTGGTTCACTTCAGCCCTGATGGCCcacgtcctcgagctccgccTTGCCTTACCTGAGCCGAGACCCGGCCACACGTCGAATGGAGTACTCGAGAGGGGTTTGAACACTAGATACCATCATTGCGTCCGTCTTGCTGAGAACGCTGTGGGCACGGCAGGTATGGCGTTTCTCTGCCCTCCGCTTGCCATCCTGcctgccatcgccgcccttgcaTTACACGCGTACTCAGCCCATCAACTAATCTCACGCGATCCAGACCCGGCCTAGCCCCGCCAGCAGGGCCGTGGCCCGTGGGGAAAGCAACCGAATCCTAATGTGGCAATATGGCGGATCCCAGGGGATTTGAATCAGGAGCAGTCTCGGGACCTTCGGGCGCATGAACATGACTACCACCAGAGTTTGAACGGTGTGATGTTGTTATTACTTCAGTGTGCGCGTGTCGAAGGCCCTTCAGCAGTTGATGACTGATTGACTGCTCGTCCTCGTAGTAAATCATGCCCTTGATGGCTAGTGCCTCCCCGCCGCTGTACGTTGCCCAGTCTAGCAGCCGCCGCGCGTGCAACACTCATTCGAGTCCGGTCCGGTGAAATGGGGCCTTGGAGGCCAACCACCAGTGTGAAGCGCCGAGAGtcccgggcggcggccggcgggaCGGCGTATAATATCGCGGCTAATGGAGTCTCGCGATCTAAATTGGGATTCCGTCGCTCCTCCAGATACGGCTGGGACCTGTCATTGCCAGTGCCGACGGGCAACGAGGACCGAGTAGACCacacccatcatcatcatcacccaTGGGACGACTCTCCAATATGTCCTGTGGCGCCAGTCGACGCGGCCATGTTTCCCATGCTGTGAACGCTTTCCGATCGTTTGCATTAGCAAACGGCGATCATGGCCATTGCTTTCCTCCGGACTcacccctccaccctcccTACCCCCCGTTTCCCCTAGACACATCAAGGACGAACGCATTGTTCGACTCGACACCAATGGAGCATGGGACGAAAGAAGGACGAAAAGGGGCTGTGCGTCTGTCTGGTGGAGTCTTTCTCCCCCGGCATGGGGAGTCTCACGACTCACGGGCGGCTCTGGAGAAAGCATTCGTCGGGAGGTCTCGCATGACATCTGGCCGAGGCTCACGAGGCGACAAAAAAGAAGGCTTGGAGTGAGATTCTGTTCGTGGAacaaagaaagaagagaagaaagaaagataAAATGACGCTATATTGCCCCTCCCGGTTTTCGGTTGGTGCAACTCGTTTTGATAGACAAACTTGTGGCAGGTGAGCTGTTCCCGGTTTCCGTGGTTTCAGACGTTTGGAGGCCAGCGAGAAAACTGGCGCCAaacggccggcgccggcgccggtgcctggtctttctctccctctctccctctctccctctatcgctttctctctttcttctcttctcacGCTTCACTAGCTCAAACGGCTGCAACAGAACGGgatgcccttcttgccccTTTGTGCGAACGGGGACAACAAGCGGCCGGACGACTTGGGAGCTTGTATCGCTCGGGGGAAGGAAAATGTATCAGAGCTTGGGGCAGCCGCCAACCATCGCGGGCTGCTATCGCATTGCGTGCATGACACACGGCGGACGCAAGGCGCGTTTCTTCCCATTGACACCTCAAGCCTGTGCGAATGCGAACGTCGGGCAAGGTGGAAAGCTGAGAATCTGCAGAATAGACCCTTTCTTCACGTCAGGACCGTCACAGAAGAGTGCAACCGATCACTCGATCACCGCCCTGGCTCTTCCCGCCGGCACCTGATGCTCTGATGCAGGGGACGGGTTTCCTGACCAGCACCCTCTTTGTGTGTCGTTTCATCGTCAGCGCGCCTTTGCCGCAAGCGCGGACAGAGATCGGCATGCGCCGTCCCTAATGGAGCAGGTCTCTACAGCACGGGGAAGCGGTGTGGATGGACGTGAAGTAGCGGGCTTCTCTGTCAATGACCTACCGCTGAAAGTCGCTGCTCTCGGACCACCTATCTTCTTGTTCCCCACTGAATGGGTGCCCCTCCAaccgtctgtctgtctgtctacGAGTCTCTCTCCCTCCGAGCTTGGTGACGACTTGACACTGACAGACAGGCTCGAATGGAACCTCAAGATACCGTACCGTGGTCAGTGCTGCCGTGATCGACTGGACCCAGACTCGACCGGATGCGATCCAGACAGTTTATTTGGCATGCAGGGACACGGCGGGGGCATTTTTGGTGGTCCGCGCTTGAGCTTCCCACGATCCCAACGGGCATCATCAATGCCAACATCGTCAGACCTCATCGCTCGCTCTCCCTGCCATCCCCGCGTGAGGAACAGGAGACAGTCTTGCCTGAATAAATGCTGAACAGACTTCACTCCAGGGCAGGTCGGATCTGATCGCAGACACACTGTGCATCTTCACAATTTCTCCACCACGGcagacccccccccccccccccatgtCCCCGTCCCGCAACCCCCTGCATTGTCTCGACGAATCTCTATGAACGTATGAGGCCGAGCGAAGAGCTACACCACAGGGCGACCATCGCTTCCTATGCAACCTGTACTCTCTACGCGATGACGGGCAGGATGGGCAAGAATTCGAGTTTCTTTGCGTgcgcccgacgacgtcgcggTGGCGTTTCCCAAGGTGTGGCTTGACACGTCAGCCTACgggcagagagaggggggaccCGAATCAAGGAAATTTCTGGTGATCCGGCAGTCTGGGCGCGGGGTAGCGAGGAGGGAAGGACAGGTTTCACGCCGACGTGCCGTGCTGGAATAGGGCCAGGTTACCAAGGAGCTGCCGCGGTTTGCGGCACTTCACTGTTGATGACTGCCTTTGCGCGTAGTAGAGTAGTTGGGCTCTTTCGTCCTCGGATTCTCTCGCTAGACTTCCACTTTGGGCACTCCCTCAGGAGTCATGCTAAGGATGGTATCATGGGCGTGGCCCTCCCCAATCGCCCGTCTCCCATGGTTGAGGATGGGGATAAGCGAATCAGCCGGCCTTGATGGTGCCGTTTGTGCCATCGCTTATCACCAGCTGGGTCTTCATCTGTGCCCTCCACGGTTCACGGACGAACACCCCTGAGCGGGTGcagtcgacggcgatggcagCGCGTCCAAGAAGCAAAGCCACTCCAACGTTCACCCTCTGCGCTCGGTCCCCGCCCTTGTCACGTTCAGACCTGGTTCTCACGCTACCActcgagaagcagcaattGGTATTCTCTTATTGACAGCTACTTGCCACCGTTCAGGGCCGAACGAAATGATAACAAAACAGTGCCGTGCCCGGCTTGCTGGAGTTCATCCGCTAATCTCGACTCAACCCGCCGAGCAGCCGGGTCAGAGCCTGGGCAGCACCCGCCAACCAGTCCTGGAACTGGGACAAACCTGCTTCTGAAACGCGGAGAGGCAAACTCCCGTACGGCTGCCCGAGCTGACCCGGCATGATACTTCCGCCCTCTGATTCATCACGTCTCTGCATCATTGGTGCTCTGATCTGATCATGCGCAAACTCTGGAGAagcttttttcttttctttttcgttCTGCTTCGTCGTTCGGGCTGCCGACGTCAGACTTTTTCGGGGTCGTCCGCTCACATGCTCGGTAATCTGAACCTTTTGTATGCCAATGCCGGAACTCCTGTAGGCCAAGATGGTGTGTGACGAAGAAAGCCATCCGCCCTGTACTCGGTCCTTGGGACGAGAGGGGGGTCTTCGCCGGCCAGTCGCAGTAGTTCTCCACGGCTGCCTTGACGATCGCTGGCGATACCATCATTTTCGTCTACAGACCTTGCGCTGTTTGCCCTTTTCCGCCATGGTGTTGGCCCCGCAAGGCCGCTGTCTGTTTCCATGAAAGCCGGCCGATGGTCCAGATGAGATGGTGACTGACCGATGGTGGCGGGCTCCGAGGCTACAACACACGTGGTTCGGTGCAAACAATGCCTTGCTCTGGAGAAAAGCCCGACAAACGACAGCGAATGCTGATTTAGATCGGATCGCGACGGCTTGATTGTGGAACGCGTCCAGGGCTCATCAAATGGCTGCagcttcttccttttcccgTTCGGCCCTCCGCACACGGCGCTCGACCAGCTCCACtcggccctcgacgtcggctaCAAATTCGGAAGCGCCTAGGATGCTCTGTTGGTACCATCTCTTGAGGACCTCCTCGCTCCGTGCGCGAAGGTcagccatctcggcctcctgAGCGATCTGCATCGTCTCAATACCGCGCATCTTGGGCACGAGggaggccagggcggcgCTCTGTGATGATTCGGGAATCGGGCAGTCGTTGACAGAGGTCAGCGAGGAGGCTGTAGCCGGGAAGGAAGCTGCGGATGCGAGGACGGTTGCCTGAACCGCCTCCGGGGCCAGCTGGGTCGGGGGCTcgggggatggagggggcTGGAAGAGGGTTGGATGGAAGTTGTCTACGACCCGGGTTAGAGACGTGGGCATGCCCGAGAAAGGGCATCATGTGGCCGGACGACGTACAAATCTTTATCAACTCGCCGTAGACGCGGATACGGGACAGAAGGTGGTTGAAGCGGCGTTCGAGGTCCTGGAGCGTGTCGACCGCGGACTCTGTCtgggacgatggcgacgccgcggTCGGGCCATACAGAAGGTGCTCGATGCGCAGCAGCCGCGATTCGAGGAGCGACACCGTCGAGAGGGTCGTGTTGTCCAAAGTATTATCCATAACGGCCAGCGTACCACGTGTGGTGTTCGCGTGTTGAAGTCGTTCGTGGACCGGAGTGGTTTGAATATGTTCTTGAACGAGCAGGTGATGTCTCTGCGCGATTTACACGAAGTCACGGGCAACCTGTCTCGCACAACTGGTCTGTCAAATTATGTCGTCGTTGGATGGTCAAGTTGGTCGTTGAGTGTGTGGAAACAACAGACAATTCCCAGGGTCGATCGACGTGCTCGCCGTTGTTTAGCGCAGTAAGGCTGAATGAGCGCTGCTAGTGGCTGAAGCTGTATCCAACGGCCAGGTGATTGAGGTGTGGCTCGTGACGGACCCACCCCCCGTCCAGTGTTTCTAAACCACCCCGATAAGACAAGCTGCCTCGGTACAACAGGGGTCCCTCCCTCCGTACCAAAACTGAGTCTAATTGCATTGAGACGCGTTTGATTATCATAGTGTCTCTCTCCTCTAAGCTGTTTGTCTTACATTGCTCGTTAAACTAACTCGATTGCTCATCTAACCTTAATACACACTTTGGGGAGATGTAACAATGCTGAAGAGGACCTTTGGAGAATGACAGCGAAACAGGCCGCTGAAGATACCTTGATTAGGTACCTATAGCACCGACAGGAGAATTTCCAACAGATCCGCTTGGCCCCCAGTGGCAGTGGCTGAGGCAGTAGGTGCCACTGTATCCTTACATCGTACCCATCTTCGCCAAGCATGCTGGGGACGCGCTAGGCCTGCTGCCCTGCTCCTGGTCTCCTGCTACCTAGCGCTGCTGATGTTAGCGCccagctgctcctcggcgggCCGGGCTGACGGACATTCGGAATGTGCCCTCGTGGCCACTCACTCCATCCGGTTCGCGGTCTGGGCAATACGTAAAAATCAAGAAACTCTCGTCAAGTTCCAGTCGGGGGTTCCGGTTTCTTACCTAAAACCAATGGTAATCTCATGTAACGGAAACAAACAACACTGGTCATTGAATGTTGGACAAAGGACAAAGGGCAAATGGGAACTACCCccatggctggctggctcgGGCCCTGATAGTTTGATGCAGTTCTGGCAAACTGGCCAGTTGGCATTCCATAATTAAACATCCTTGGACTTCCTCGTTTATTCAGCGGgaacctcgtcgacggcgccagGGCTTGCTCTCTACTTCTCTGGTTCTCTTTACAACCATCTGTACtccaaaagaaaaagaaaaaaccaACAAGACTGcccagacagacagagacatACACCCAACCTACGCCGTTGTCAATCGCTTGTCGTGTGACCTGCGTTGCGCGTGTGGTCTACATCTCGCATCCTACGACCCGCGGCCTGCGGCCTGCGACCTGCGACCGAGACACCGTCGATACGCGGCGGCATACATTGGGCGTGCCAACTCGCCTCTTGCGTCGTGACTCGCTCGTCCACACACCCATCTGACGATCGAACGGGCGAGGATACCGGTATCAGCCACTCGACGTTTGCCTTTTTCTCCGCGTTCCACCATTTGTCCAGTGCGCTCCAGCCCGGCAAACCCCATTTTGCACTACAGACTGCAGACTGCAGACTGcacctgtctgtctgtctcttcCTTCATCGTTCGCGCCCGTGCAGGCGCTTGAATTACTCGGTCGCTGCACCCCGACAGGCCTTGCGAGGTTTGTCCTAGTAGAGCGGCCGCCTTCCTGCTGCGATTTCGAGACATTCGCACAAAATCACGTCACACCTGCCCTCGCGCCTCCTCCGTCGGCTACTCGTCCAACGTCACTGCCTTACTCCGCCCTCTGTGTGGGTTCCGACTCGACCATCGCTCAAAGTAGCaaagcagctgcagctgcagccgtGGCCGTAGCTGCACTCGCACCCGTACCCGAACCCGCAGCACCAAACGCCGGGAACCCGAACAAGACCGATGTTTCTTCTGATTCAGACGTTTCCTCCACCAACCCATTTCTAATCCAACTTCTCCTTGCGGCTCTGCTCGAAATATCACAAGCAAAACATCTCTCACCGACCACCCTCCACTGCGACCGCGTACTGTGACGCCCAGTTGCGCTTGTGGATACTACCTCGCTCTAGTCAATTACCCGGttcggcttcttccagcaCTCTTTTGCTGCTCGCTCCTCTTATCTGGCCTCCGCTCTTGCGCCTGCGATTGCGACAACCACACTCGAGagacgaccacgacgacagCCTTCTTGACAACAACGACCGACCGACGAACGACGATCGATCGATCGCTACGAACCCCGAGCACAATACTATGCCGAACTACTCCAGCATTACTGATGGGAACGCAAATTCGATTGCGTCTGGAAGCTCCGACGAAATGTCACGGTACGCCCACCCCAATAGCTGCCCCGCAGAGAGATGGAGTCGGACGGTCCCTGGAAGAGAGCTCTGCTGACATGTGACGTGCAATGCGCAGACAACGTCGAAGAAAcggaaaggaagggggagggcaGGCCTCGATGACCAGCAGTGTCATCAACCTGCTCAATACCAGTACGTTTGGACCGAGAACCCCTGCCCTCAACATTGTGCACGAATGCGACGTGGACTAGAATACTAACGGTTGGTGGCTACAGTTGTCGGCGCTGGAACTTTGGCGATGCCCTCGGTGGTATCGCACATGGGCTGCATGCTCGGCGTGCTGATGATTATCTGGTCTGGCATGACGGCCGCCTTCGGCCTCTATCTGCAGTCACGCTGCGCCCGTTACCTCGATCGCGGgacctcgtccttcttcgccatctcCAAAATCACCTACCCGAACGCCGCTATCATTTTCGACACTGCCATTGCGATTAAGTGCTTCGGTGTCGGCGTATCCTACATGATTATCATTGGCGATCTCATGCCCAAGGTCTTTGTCGGCCTTTTCAGCGGTGCCGTGGCTACTTACCCTTATTTGGGCGATCGCAACTTCTGGATCACCGCCTTCATGCTGGTCATCATTCCCCTGAGCTTCCTTAAGAAGCTGGACTCGCTCAAGTACACCAGCATTGTCGCTCTGGTCTCTATTGGATACCTCGTTATTCTCGTCATTTACCACTTCGCTACCGACCGGCTCAAAGACATGAGCGAAATCAGGGTCGTTGAACCTGAAAGCGCTGTAGCCTTTCTCAGCACGTTGCCCGTGGTCGTTTTCGCGTACACGTGCCACCAGAACGTAAGTCGTTCCCCTTGGCCTGGTCAACTTTCCCTGCTAATACCGGGGCCAGATGTTTGCCATCCTGAACGAAATCAAAGACAACAGTCCCAGCAGTGTTATTGGAGTTGTGGGCTCTAGCATTGGTGGCGCCGCTTCGATTTACATCGTCGTTGCCATCACTGGCTACCTCACATTCGGCAACAAGGTTGTGGGCAACATTGTCATGATGTGTAAGTCGATTTCCAGCTTTATGTTGGGCTTTCCTGACCCTCGTCTAGACTCCGCGACCGCCGCATCCTACATCGGCCAGTTGGCCATTGTCGTGCTTGTCACTTTCTCCGTCCCGTTGCAAGTCCATCCCTGCCGAGCATCCGTCGATGCGATTCTCAAGTGGCGCCCGAACCGTAGCTCAAGCGGCAACGGCAGGCCCAGCTCCCCTGGCGGTCGCCCACTTCtaccctcgtcggcgtctgtCCACTCCGATCACGGATCCAGCTCTTCTATGGGCGAAACTCGATTCGCGGTCCTGACCTCTATCATCCTTATCCTTTCTTATGTCACTGCTCTTTCGGTCCACAGCCTCGAGAGAGTTCTTGCCTACGTCGGCAGCACCGGCTCAACCAGCATCAGCTTCATTCTTCCAGGCCTTTTCTACTATAAGATCAGCGACCCCGACAGCATGCACCAGCAACGGCTCCAcaaggaggatgacgacgccgactaTCCCTCGGATGAAGAGGACGCGGACCCGATGGTCACCAGCATTGCCAGTCTTGGCAGTGTCGCCAGTGTCGTCGCCAACCCACGTCAATGGAACCGCAAGTGGCGATGGGACCTGGAGCACATTGAACAAGACGCCCTGCGCAAGATGGCTCTGGCGCTCGCCATATACGGTGTGTGTGTCATGGTCGTTTGCCTTTTTATGAATATCGTGTTCCACGCATCGCACTGAGCGCGGTTCTTTTCCAAGTCTCCAAGGAGACACAGTTTTAGAGAAAGAGTTGTTTTCAAACGCGATGATGCAGAGATATCTACTACACGGCCGCTTGGGATAGACAGTTCGCGGCGCCAAAAAAGACACCGCGGAAAGCGTAACGCATATTTGGGAGTTGGAGGCGGTTTGCTTGCTTTTCCTTGTTTTAGGAGGGTTTTGTCTTCTCTTTTGTATAGCCCCCTTTGCCAGCGTGGTGGTAACATGCTTAGGGCGTTGGCCACGTTTGTGTTGTCCTAAATTTCTTTCTGATTAACTCTCTTCTTGGTCTAGAGACAAGCCTCCCAAGATGAGGCGGGAACCCCGAATAGTCACAGCGGCCTTTGGCAATCTTGAATATATAGCTTGAATTGGAGTGACATCTTGGGTCCTTTTAATAGCCTCTTTTTCATAGTGTACAGCTCATGTGGCACGACACTCCCTCGAAATATCAGTATGAGGTAGACTCGTGCCGCATGTACCACATCTTCGCCCATGCGGCTCAGTCTTACATGCGAACCTCCCCTTGGCCCGCAATAGTTACCCAGTAATAGTACATTGGCTCGTCTCTGGCCGGCCTTTTCTACCTGACCCCATTGGTGCAGGTTCCGCCGTGGAAAGTCATCTTCGGCGTCCCTAATCACGCCCCCCCTAGAGGGTTTCTTTCGTCCCATGTCAATTTCTTTCTGGCGGCACGTGGCCACAGCCGGCGCAGACACATCAACTGATCGTACTAAGCCATTTCCCCCCATCTTCTCTTTCCGGCTACGCCTTGGTCTTAAGAGGGCTCTTGATGGACTTTGCCGCGGTTGCCGTGTTAGCGGTCCCGTTTGGTGTGTATTTCGGCTCGAGGATCCCGACCTGCGTGAACAGTGTATGTGTTAGCGGCTCGTCTTGGCATTCTCTATGGTCGAGCGTTCTCGCAATCCTGCTTCTTATGTCCTCCCCACGCACGCGTCATCGATTCGTGTATCCGAGAGGTTTGTCATCACCTCGAAAAAAAAGTCCCACGATCCTCTCGGGAGTGTTTTGTAGGGGAAGTGAGAAAGAGCTGAGTATGGACGGGATCATTACCATTGACAGTAACCTCCATACGGTGTCGGTCGGCTGAGCGCCAACGCCGATCCAGTAGCGCGCGCGGAGGGTGTCGAGTCGGATGTCCTTGTGCAGCTTGGTCGTGGAGTCGTAGGGGTCTTGCTTGGGAATGGGCTCATAGGTGCCGATGACCTCGATGGGCTTGCTGTTGCGGGCGGTTCTACAGAATCGCGCGCGTTAGTCTTTTATCGTCGAAGTTCAGGGTCTCCCATCGTTCGGTGTTTGAATTGTCTCGGACATTCCCCGGGGGAAGTCTTGCGGAGGGTGGTGTGTAGTGGTGATCGAAAGGAGGGGATCGAGGAGGGCGTACCTGGCTTGCGAGACGACGATGTTGTAGAAGGGCTGATTGACGCGCCCAAAGCGGGCAAGGCGTATGCGGACGACCATTTTCGAAGTCGGAGGGGGACGGGGCGGTAAGACGGGTTCGTGGACGAAGGTGGTTCTGGAGATGCGACAGCTCCGACGTGGTGAGATAGAGGGCCTTTGCCGTG
This window contains:
- a CDS encoding Putative dynactin subunit 3, with the protein product MDNTLDNTTLSTVSLLESRLLRIEHLLYGPTAASPSSQTESAVDTLQDLERRFNHLLSRIRVYGELIKIYNFHPTLFQPPPSPEPPTQLAPEAVQATVLASAASFPATASSLTSVNDCPIPESSQSAALASLVPKMRGIETMQIAQEAEMADLRARSEEVLKRWYQQSILGASEFVADVEGRVELVERRVRRAEREKEEAAAI
- a CDS encoding Putative amino acid transporter, transmembrane domain-containing protein, yielding MPNYSSITDGNANSIASGSSDEMSRQRRRNGKEGGGQASMTSSVINLLNTIVGAGTLAMPSVVSHMGCMLGVLMIIWSGMTAAFGLYLQSRCARYLDRGTSSFFAISKITYPNAAIIFDTAIAIKCFGVGVSYMIIIGDLMPKVFVGLFSGAVATYPYLGDRNFWITAFMLVIIPLSFLKKLDSLKYTSIVALVSIGYLVILVIYHFATDRLKDMSEIRVVEPESAVAFLSTLPVVVFAYTCHQNMFAILNEIKDNSPSSVIGVVGSSIGGAASIYIVVAITGYLTFGNKVVGNIVMMYSATAASYIGQLAIVVLVTFSVPLQVHPCRASVDAILKWRPNRSSSGNGRPSSPGGRPLLPSSASVHSDHGSSSSMGETRFAVLTSIILILSYVTALSVHSLERVLAYVGSTGSTSISFILPGLFYYKISDPDSMHQQRLHKEDDDADYPSDEEDADPMVTSIASLGSVASVVANPRQWNRKWRWDLEHIEQDALRKMALALAIYGVCVMVVCLFMNIVFHASH
- a CDS encoding Putative small ribosomal subunit protein bS16, coding for MGEVGIGTTAAPTKNSWRRDRGKPPRQRPSISPRRSCRISRTTFVHEPVLPPRPPPTSKMVVRIRLARFGRVNQPFYNIVVSQARTARNSKPIEVIGTYEPIPKQDPYDSTTKLHKDIRLDTLRARYWIGVGAQPTDTVWRLLSMVGILEPKYTPNGTANTATAAKSIKSPLKTKA